A stretch of the Porites lutea chromosome 12, jaPorLute2.1, whole genome shotgun sequence genome encodes the following:
- the LOC140921744 gene encoding uncharacterized protein, with amino-acid sequence MPPAKKKRRPATRSQSRSLVETEAVESGSRGSAREGDEDETSNDDNEEEQRGFIDDQSQPRDTPMSHVALDNRREDSEPVIIVPYFPRGLAKSTEQPLYFNFTLYLYDTLRLPLGLFPDDQDQEVLFEDLQQCMQYCWRYATQRQDWMRDHPVTQDHSQERRAQLSKETIFREAGQPLGVNMTTGNALFDRNLADLRLDVFGNVMFLKAPHWSDVSVQFMHGFPRRLIADHHCGLLRGNITVAARISNQAVRSLSAGDIAAFVSQKMVQGLGLTTSELMMARASAIKYAGQREKPTRLLDLTVRFGIDFLTLAPVPRDKLQDLRRKSTVHWNGVLETSADGDQEAESSSSSDESGLSVDWDPREESQGMPATNTDAYTVAVTRHVENLLYCYVSTRQMVTQQLEVRAATARPSGSSGMSHRRKQQTPRRKPAASRQAPEATATATTTVSSRDQERGNIEQREPEQQEQPRRSPREILVALPGIVATRIPNEDSLKRLEQFLRNNQPCDPQRAAQATVEGRESIEEARQRAARNSYEEQRAQQVQERIKDFWRACQADCTCLGESAIRDSQDNNDQNCPYCISTDEGADVARVTGRCLNADCKVCALMNKLDKVTLAALGEVRNTRLAVMLDLAPFIAQCLNSGDVAEERRQVLVRTFCELLCCSKSRLRFLANVGFLVMICPRLKHLQLERGWGDVWCNLSKFATAIGYHQDHHSQLSALIFMRQRCIPDSESKWAWYFQSEDPEEQRVNREVCEQRE; translated from the exons TTCTCGTGGGTCTGCCAGGGAGGGAGATGAAGACGAAACTAGCAATGATGACAACGAAGAAGAACAAAG gggatttattgatgACCAATCCCAGCCCAGAGACACACCAATGTCACATGTAGCCCTCGACAACAGGCGTGAAGATTCGGAGCCAGTAATAATTGTCCCATACTTTCCACGTggcctggctaaatctacagaGCAACCCTTGTACTTCAACTTTACCCTGTATTTGTACGACACCTTACGTCTGCCTCTCGGCCTTTTCCCTGACGATCAAGATCAAGAGGTGCTGTTCGAAGACTTGCAGCAATGCATGCAGTACTGTTGGCGTTATGCAACACAGAGGCAGGATTGGATGCGTGATCACCCAGTCACCCAAGACCATTCGCAGGAGAGGCGAGCTCAGCTCTCCAAGGAGACCATCTTCCGTGAGGCAGGACAGCCTTTAGGAGTTAATATGACAACTGGCAATGCACTCTTCGACAGAAACTTGGCGGACCTACGTCTGGACGTGTTTGGGAATGTCATGTTTCTCAAGGCTCCCCACTGGAGTGATGTCTCTGTGCAGTTTATGCACGGTTTTCCTCGCCGCCTCATTGCAGACCACCACTGCGGCCTGTTAAGGGGAAATATCACTGTTGCTGCCCGTATCTCCAATCAGGCAGTCCGTAGCTTGTCTGCAG GTGACATCGCAGCTTTTGTATCCCAAAAGATGGTGCAGGGACTAGGACTGACTACGTCCGAACTCATGATGGCACGTGCCAGTGCGATAAAATATGCCGGACAGAGAGAGAAACCTACACGCCTCCTCGATTTGACAGTACGATTCGGAATCGACTTCCTGACACTAGCACCAGTCCCAAGAGATAAATTACAGGACCTAAGAAGAAAAAGTACCGTGCACTGGAATGGTGTCCTTGAGACCTCAGCCGATGGAGATCAGGAAGCTGAGTCGTCAAGCAGTTCTGATGAGTCAGGATTATCAGTCGACTGGGATCCCAGGGAAGAGAGTCAAGGAATGCCAGCAACAAACACAGACGCATACACAGTTGCTGTCACAAGACATGTGGAAAATCTACTGTACTGTTATGTCTCAACAAGGCAGATGGTGACACAGCAGCTGGAGGTGAGAGCAGCAACAGCCAGGCCAAGTGGAAGCTCGGGAATGTCACatagaagaaaacaacagaccCCAAGGCGTAAACCTGCTGCTTCACGGCAAGCTCCGGAAGCCACAGCCACAGCCACAACCACAGTGAGCTCCAGAGACCAGGAACGGGGGAACATTGAGCAACGAGAACCTGAACAGCAAGAACAGCCTAGACGAAGCCCCAGGGAAATTCTGGTGGCCCTGCCAGGAATTGTGGCGACTCGGATACCAAATGAAGACTCGCTAAAGAGGCTGGAGCAGTTTCTGAGGAACAATCAGCCCTGCGATCCACAACGG GCAGCGCAGGCAACAGTAGAAGGCAGAGAGTCAATAGAAGAAGCTCGACAGAGGGCAGCTCGCAACAGCTATGAGGAGCAGCGCGCACAACAAGTCCAAGAGAGGATCAAGGACTTTTGGAGAGCTTGCCAGGCAGACTGCACATGCTTAGGGGAATCTGCCATTCGTGATTCACAAGACAACAATGATCAAAATTGTCCTTACTGCATCAGCACAGACGAGGGTGCGGATGTCGCCAGGGTCACAGGAAGATGTCTGAATGCTGATTGCAAGGTGTGTGCACTGATGAATAAGCTTGACAAAGTCACATTGGCGGCACTTGGCGAAGTACGTAACACACGGCTTGCTGTTATGCTGGATTTAGCACCATTTATTGCCCAGTGCTTGAACTCTGGTGATGTCGCTGAAGAACGAAGGCAGGTTCTTGTCAGAACATTCTGTGAATTGCTCTGCTGTTCCAAAAGCAGACTTCGATTTTTGGCAAATGTTGGCTTCCTCGTCATGATCTGTCCACGGTTGAAACACCTGCAGCTGGAGAGAGGATGGGGAGATGTGTGGTGTAACTTGTCCAAGTTTGCCACTGCTATTGGTTACCACCAAGATCACCACAGCCAGCTTTCTGCTCTTATCTTCATGCGTCAAAGGTGTATTCCGGACAGCGAGAGCAAATGGGCATGGTATTTTCAGTCGGAGGACCCTGAAGAGCAGAGAGTTAACCGAGAGGTGTGTGAGCAGAGAGAGTAG